The Brachionichthys hirsutus isolate HB-005 chromosome 1, CSIRO-AGI_Bhir_v1, whole genome shotgun sequence genome has a window encoding:
- the meak7 gene encoding MTOR-associated protein MEAK7 has protein sequence MGNTESVAVQERLARFRPEDRPLVEGVFDRLHAAPGGLSAGKRLTLRHLQSSMGSLAADPLLRRLYRGMCSTDPGPAAPAASGITREQLVVFLADTLRGTAGERAPLILAMSQTGTELAKVVSREQVEEFLQDLISAVIQILVHRGRVQDWKPDRMGVSSQGVKLLAEQMCSEIKPSDQGDCDASCLEDWIFRVAQVSLYLEILVVEGLNLTLGSRPAPTLLPPCKETPWNELTCLLDLPTLMFLAPQLPDSYSAPWRLVFSTRLHGESFTRMVAGLMKRGPTLLLIKDTKGHIFGGFASPGWEVRPQFHGDSRCFLFTVFPRLRVYTATGYNQHFMYLNQNQQTMPNGLGMGGQHCYFGLWLDSEFGCGHSCARPKCTTYGSPQLSGDEHFTMDSMEVWAVGKPPEPEEGDERDGKRSILNADPEVQAIMEMTGKTLHSQGLREPEEHQEQ, from the exons ATGGGTAACACCGAGAGCGTGGCGGTGCAAGAGCGGCTGGCCCGCTTCCGTCCCGAGGACCGGCCTTTGGTTGAGGGGGTCTTCGACAGGCTCCACGCAGCTCCTGGGGGCCTTTCAGCGGGGAAGCGTCTGACCTTGCGGCATCTGCAG TCTTCAATGGGCAGCCTGGCAGCAGACCCCCTGCTCAGGAGGCTTTATCGGGGCATGTGCAGTACCGACCCGGGACCGGCAGCACCTGCAGCCTCTGGAATAACTCGAGAGCAATTAGTCGTCTTCCTAGCAGACACTCTGCGGGGAACAGCAGGAGAGCGGGCTCCTCTCATCCTGGCCATGTCTCAGACCGGGACTGAGCTAGCAAAGGTTGTCTCGCGTGAACAGGTAGAAGAG TTCCTGCAGGACCTGATTTCTGCTGTAATTCAGATTCTGGTCCATAGAGGGCGTGTGCAGGATTGGAAGCCAGACAGAATGGGCGTTTCCTCTCAAGGTGTCAAACTTCTCGCGGAGCAGATGTGTTCTGAAATCAAACCCTCAG ATCAAGGAGATTGTGATGCTTCCTGTCTAGAGGACTGGATCTTCAGGGTCGCTCAGGTGTCGTTGTACCTAGAGATCCTGGTTGTGGAGGGCCTGAATTTGACTCTGGGCAGCCGGCCTGCCCCCACCCTGCTGCCCCCCTGCAAGGAGACTCCCTGGAACGAGCTGACGTGTCTGTTGGACCTTCCAACACTGATGTTTCTGGCTCCACAG TTACCAGACAGCTACAGCGCCCCCTGGAGGCTCGTGTTTTCTACACGGCTGCATGGGGAGAGCTTCACCAGGATGGTGGCCGGCCTGATGAAGCGGGGGCCCACCCTGCTGCTCATCAAAGACACAAAGGGACATATTTTTGGGGGCTTTGCCTCCCCCGGCTGGGAAGTGAGACCTCAGTTCCACG gtgatTCCAGGTGCTTCCTGTTCACTGTGTTCCCCAGGCTGAGGGTTTATACAGCAACAGGATACAACCAACACTTTATGTACCTCAACCAGAATCAGCAGACCATGCCAAACGGACTG GGTATGGGCGGTCAGCACTGCTACTTCGGTCTGTGGCTGGACAGCGAATTTGGCTGCGGCCACAGCTGTGCACGACCCAAATGCACCACCTATGGCAGCCCCCagctctctggagatgaacaTTTCACCATGGACTCCATGGAAGTCTGGGCAGTTGGAAAACCTCCAGAACCAGAGGAG GGTGACGAGAGGGATGGCAAACGGAGTATCCTGAATGCCGATCCAGAGGTTCAGGCAATAATGGAGATGACGGGAAAGACTCTGCACAGTCAGGGCCTCCGGGAGCCAGAGGAACACCAGGAACAGTGA